A region of Theileria annulata chromosome 2, complete sequence, *** SEQUENCING IN PROGRESS *** DNA encodes the following proteins:
- a CDS encoding heat shock protein HSP70 homologue, putative (chr2.C.cand.107 - organellar heat shock protein, hsp70), with protein sequence MKSLSRLYSIFHSSRCSLELSNKLSTISGITTMLDSLRIGSRRGIFTTSGRFAKVQGDVVGIDLGTTNSCVAIMEGSTPKVIENAEGARTTPSIVAFTDDGQRLVGVVAKRQAVTNPENTVFATKRFIGRKFDDPETKKEQSTLPYKIVRSSNNDAWIEAQNKQYSPSQIGAYILAKMKETAESYLGRTVSKAVITVPAYFNDSQRQATKDAGKIAGLEVLRIINEPTAAALAFGMDKNDGKTIAVYDLGGGTFDVSILEILGGVFEVKATNGNTSLGGEDFDQRILNYLVEEFKKSNGIDLKKDKLALQRLRESSESAKIELSTKTQTEINLPFITADQSGPKHLLIKLSRSKLEQLTSELLEGTVDPCKKCLKDAGVNASELNDVILVGGMTRMPKVTEVVKNIFGKEPSKAVNPDEAVAMGAAIQAGVLKGEIKDLLLLDVCPLSLGIETLGGVFTRLINRNTTIPTKKSQIFSTAADNQTQVGIKVYQGERGMAADNQLLGQFDLVGIPPAPRGVPQIEVTFDVDANGIMNISAVDKSTGKRQEITIQSSGGLSEEEVEKMVKEASNYKEQDERRKELVDVRNESESLLYSVEKQLTDLKDKVSSSELDQLRTLSTSLKEVLSSDDVSAIKDKHKQLQELSWKVSQAAYSKSNTGATSANTSENTNTSNEENDTHNK encoded by the coding sequence atgaagTCACTGAGCCGTTTGTATTCCATTTTTCACTCCTCACGATGTTCACTTGAACTGTCGAACAAACTGTCCACAATCTCCGGAATCACAACAATGTTGGATTCCCTGAGAATCGGATCCCGCAGAGGCATTTTTACCACTTCAGGAAGGTTCGCCAAGGTTCAAGGAGACGTGGTTGGAATTGACCTGGGTACCACCAACTCGTGTGTTGCAATCATGGAAGGCTCAACCCCGAAGGTTATAGAGAACGCAGAAGGAGCTAGGACAACGCCATCTATAGTCGCATTCACAGATGATGGCCAGAGGCTAGTAGGAGTAGTAGCAAAGCGTCAAGCTGTGACGAACCCAGAGAATACAGTGTTTGCGACCAAACGTTTCATTGGACGTAAGTTTGACGACCCTGAAACTAAGAAGGAACAGTCAACACTCCCCTACAAAATAGTGAGATCTTCAAACAACGATGCATGGATTGAAGCACAAAACAAGCAATACTCACCAAGTCAAATTGGAGCGTATATTTTAGCAAAGATGAAGGAGACAGCAGAATCTTACTTGGGTAGAACAGTGTCAAAAGCTGTTATCACAGTCCCAGCATATTTCAATGACTCACAGAGACAAGCAACAAAAGACGCAGGCAAGATTGCAGGTTTGGAGGTCCTGCGTATAATTAACGAGCCCACAGCAGCAGCACTGGCTTTCGGAATGGATAAGAATGACGGAAAAACAATTGCAGTGTATGACTTGGGTGGGGGGACATTTGATGTGAGCATTTTGGAGATTCTGGGCGGCGTGTTTGAAGTGAAGGCGACAAACGGTAACACTTCGCTGGGAGGTGAAGACTTTGACCAGAGGATCCTGAATTACCTAGTTGAAGAGTTCAAGAAGAGTAACGGAATTGACCTCAAGAAGGATAAACTGGCACTCCAGAGACTCAGAGAATCTTCAGAATCAGCCAAAATCGAACTTTCAACCAAAACCCAAACCGAGATTAACTTGCCGTTTATAACAGCAGACCAGTCAGGCCCAAAGCACCTCTTGATTAAATTGAGCCGCTCCAAGTTAGAGCAGTTGACTAGCGAGTTGCTGGAAGGCACAGTGGACCCGTGCAAGAAGTGTTTAAAGGATGCAGGCGTGAATGCAAGTGAGTTGAACGACGTGATCCTCGTAGGAGGAATGACAAGGATGCCAAAGGTGACTGAAGTAGTCAAAAACATCTTCGGAAAGGAGCCCAGCAAGGCAGTCAACCCAGATGAAGCAGTGGCAATGGGAGCTGCAATCCAAGCAGGTGTTTTGAAGGGAGAAATCAAAGACCTTTTGTTGTTGGATGTGTGTCCGTTATCACTAGGTATCGAGACTTTGGGAGGTGTGTTTACAAGGCTTATTAACAGAAACACTACCATTCCTACCAAAAAGTCACAGATCTTCTCAACTGCAGCTGATAACCAGACCCAAGTGGGTATTAAGGTGTACCAAGGAGAACGTGGAATGGCAGCAGACAACCAACTACTAGGCCAGTTCGACCTTGTTGGCATCCCACCAGCACCCAGAGGTGTTCCTCAAATTGAAGTCACCTTCGACGTTGATGCCAACGGTATTATGAACATCTCTGCAGTTGACAAATCCACTGGAAAGAGGCAGGAGATAACCATTCAAAGTTCAGGCGGTTTATCAGAAGAGGAAGTTGAGAAGATGGTCAAGGAGGCCTCAAATTACAAGGAACAAGATGAGAGGAGGAAGGAGCTTGTGGACGTTAGAAACGAGTCTGAATCTTTACTTTACAGCGTCGAAAAGCAACTCACTGACTTAAAGGATAAGGTCTCCTCATCAGAACTTGACCAGCTTAGGACCCTCTCAACTTCACTCAAGGAGGTTCTCTCCTCCGACGACGTCAGCGCCATCAAGGATAAACACAAACAGCTCCAGGAACTCTCTTGGAAGGTATCCCAGGCAGCCTATTCAAAGTCAAACACCGGAGCCACCTCCGCAAACACCTCCGAAAACACCAACACCTCTAATGAGGAAAACGATACacataataaataa
- a CDS encoding uncharacterized protein (chr2.cand.413 - hypothetical protein) — MRLNVFNSKLRSISVFKNLLKLNSKNNNYVKNNYTFKFKKGYMYNKYFGKNPEQTQAYINEKVKNLIGSDVKMLDSCKTLLNFNLNYKFVQLIEANIHFYTNNNNLYYLLKYLLIYQTTPDPGNIVDNYETIMTVIDKICYNFDEINNKFEILGLLCDFEIVHGDFTHLVHNFIADPANIKVLENNIYNVLRYFNLCNKVSCNDYTDTIINTLIANGSHRTYKIRELLIIFKSLLDYGYFSNLSCVDYFNFVLSSIGSRFNSRDSFEFVKFFEILAPYSYYPYLNCLDFLDNEKILQEFSNNTHLIDTRNLINICSIYLCYLKNHETLSKFINLSLVQIFNHYNGVIHNLSLFQVVDRENSLPGSSIRCVSEPTTQSSVDLDVECLSGDELLKLTRRMCKFFYDCKELLDHLTYPNLLEINRFLSNYESTVHFLSTPYDKLSDSYTLFGKHKPIKNKDKVLLLDDMVGNYVLMRNKERGVGPNDVNGMSKLHTEVKNVLSGLNFHNLSNEVTIGPYKTDILIC; from the coding sequence atgagGCTTAATGTGTTCAATTCTAAATTGAGGAGCATTTCTGTGTTCAAGAATCTCCTGAAGCTGAATTCAAAAAATAACAACTATGTCAAGAATAACTATACTTTCAAGTTCAAAAAAGGTTACATgtataacaaatatttcGGTAAGAATCCGGAACAAACACAGGCTTATATAAATGAgaaagtaaaaaatttaataggAAGTGATGTTAAAATGCTGGATTCCTGTAAAACTCTACTAAATTTTAACCTTAACTACAAGTTTGTCCAGTTAATTGAAGCcaatattcatttttataccaataataataatttgtactATTTGCTGAAATATTTGCTAATATACCAAACAACTCCTGATCCTGGGAATATTGTGGATAATTATGAAACAATAATGACAGttattgataaaatttgCTATAATTTTGAcgaaataaataataagtTTGAGATATTGGGTCTGCTATGCGACTTTGAAATAGTACATGGAGATTTCACACATTTGgttcataattttatagCTGATCCTGCTAATATTAAGGTccttgaaaataatatttacaaCGTTTTGAGGTACTTCAATTTATGCAACAAGGTCAGCTGTAACGACTACACCGACACCATAATTAACACACTAATCGCAAATGGATCCCACAGAACCTACAAGATTCGTGAGTTACTgattattttcaaatccCTGTTGGATTATGGCTATTTTTCAAACTTAAGTTGTGTAgattattttaactttGTACTATCCAGTATTGGTAGTAGGTTTAACAGCAGAGATTCCTTCGAGTTCGTCAAATTTTTTGAGATTTTAGCTCCATATTCCTACTACCCATACTTAAACTGTCTGGATTTTCTTGATAATGAGAAAATATTACAGGAGTTCTCTAACAACACCCATCTCATTGATACCAGGAATCTCATTAACATCTGCTCCATTTACTTGTGTTACTTAAAGAACCACGAAACACTCTcgaaatttattaatctGTCGTTAGTACAAATTTTTAACCATTATAATGGTGTTATCCACAATTTATCGCTGTTTCAGGTTGTCGATAGAGAAAATAGCTTGCCTGGTTCCAGTATCAGGTGTGTTTCTGAACCCACAACTCAATCTTCTGTTGATTTAGATGTCGAGTGTTTGAGCGGAGATGAGTTGTTGAAGCTAACCAGAAGGATGTGTAAGTTTTTTTATGACTGCAAAGAGCTGTTGGATCACTTGACTTACCCTAACTTGCTTGAAATTAACAGATTTCTGTCAAACTATGAATCTACGGTCCATTTTCTATCAACTCCATATGACAAGCTTAGTGATTCCTATACTCTTTTTGGGAAACATAAGCCTATAAAGAACAAAGATAAAGTATTGCTTCTGGACGATATGGTTGGAAATTATGTTTTAATGAGGAATAAAGAGAGAGGAGTTGGGCCCAATGACGTGAATGGGATGAGTAAGCTCCATACAGAAGTAAAGAACGTCTTGAGTGGGCTAAACTTCCATAACTTGAGCAACGAAGTTACAATTGGACCCTATAAAACTGACATACTAATATGTtga
- a CDS encoding uncharacterized protein (chr2.cand.412 - hypothetical protein) — protein MVPIRPLGRVITQFIFVVSGSVIKATYNAYRQSLSNGGGVLNGRISKIMSKEEAAKILGFNSYDNLKLKQIQEAHKRLKNINSPSGSFQGSPYLIQRIDAANIILTNHCKSNRSSNM, from the coding sequence ATGGTACCCATAAGACCACTCGGCCGTGTAATAACgcaatttatttttgtagTTAGTGGGAGCGTTATTAAGGCTACATATAACGCATACAGACAGTCGTTGAGTAACGGCGGAGGTGTTTTGAACGGGAGAATAAGTAAGATAATGAGTAAGGAGGAAGCTGCAAAGATTCTGGGATTCAACTCttatgataatttaaaactaaaacAAATACAGGAGGCACACAAACGGCTCAAAAACATCAACTCACCTTCAGGGTCATTTCAAGGTTCTCCCTATTTAATACAGCGCATTGACGCCGccaatattatattaaccAACCACTGCAAGTCTAATCGCTCAAGTAATATGTGA
- a CDS encoding eukaryotic peptide chain release factor, putative (chr2.C.cand.109 - eukaryotic peptide chain release factor) — protein MSDTNIEQWKIKRLIQKLESAKGNGTSMISLIIRPKDDVNRISKMLSDEYGTASNIKSRVNRLSVLSAITSTMQRLKLYRNTPPNGLVVYCGTVITDDGKEKKVSIDFEPFKPINTSLYLCDNKFHVESLNELLESDDKFGFIVMDGNGALYGTIQGSTKEVLHSFTVDLPKKHGRGGQSALRFARLRMEKRHNYIRKVAETAVNMFITNDKVNVTGLILAGNADFKNDLANSDIFDQRLSSKVLKIVDVCYGGENGFQQAIELSSECLSNVKFIHEKKLIKRFFDEIAHDTGKYVYGVYDTINALENGMIEVLIIYEQLEIMRVLVKNPSTNTESVLLLNQEQERDEANFKDNNVDLEVLDKIPLIEWIINNYHNYGSTLDFVTNKSQEGSQFQSGFGGIGGILRYKMEAGYETNDDNDDDDDDSFM, from the exons aTGAGTGACACAAATATCGAACAGTGGAAAATAAAACGCTTGATTCAAAAATTGGAATCAGCAAAGGG AAACGGGACGAGTATGATCAGCTTAATAATTAGACCCAAGGATGATGTTAACAGAATTAGTAAGATGTTATCAGACGAGTACGGCACGGCctcaaatattaaatctcGAGTTAATCGCTTATCGGTGTTATCTGCCATAACATCCACAATGCAGC gCCTAAAGCTGTATAGAAATACACCGCCCAACGGACTGGTTGTTTATTGTGGCACTGTAATAACAGACGACGGTAAAGAGAAGAAAGTCTCAATAGATTTTGAACCTTTTAAACCAATTAATACATCGTTGTACCTATGTGACAATAAGTTCCACGTCGAG AGTTTAAACGAGCTTCTGGAAAGCGATGATAAATTCGGCTTCATTGTTATGGACGGTAACGGGGCATTATACGGTACAATCCAAGGCTCAACCAAAGAA GTTCTTCACAGTTTTACGGTAGATTTGCCAAAAAAACACGGAAGAGGTGGTCAGTCAGCGCTCCGTTTTGCACGCTTAAGAATGGAGAAAAGACATAACTACATCAGAAAAGTCGCAGAAACTGCAGTCAACATGTTCATAACAAATGACAAAGTGAATGTGACTGGACTAATTCTGGCCG GTAACGCTGATTTTAAAAACGACCTAGCAAACAGTGACATTTTCGACCAAAGGTTATCCTCGAAGGTCCTGAAAATAGTAGACGTTTGTTACGGAGGCGAAAACGGCTTTCAGCAAGCAATTGAGTTGTCATCCGAGTGTTTATCGAATGTCAAGTTTATACACGAAAAGAAACTAATCAAGAGATTTTTCGACGAAATCGCCCACGACACAG gGAAATATGTCTACGGCGTATATGACACCATTAATGCTCTAGAAAATGGAATGATTGAGGTCCTAATTATTTACGAACAGCTGGAAATAATGAGGGTCCTGGTCAAGAACCCATCAACGAATACAGAGTCAGTGCTGTTACTAAACCAGGAGCAGGAGCGAGACGAGGCGAACTTTAAGGACAACAACGTCGACTTGGAAGTTCTCGACAAAATACCCTTGATTGAGTGGATTATCAACAACTACCACAATTACGGGTCAACTTTAGATTTCGTGACTAACAAGTCTCAGGAGGGTTCTCAATTTCAAAGTGGCTTTGGCGGAATCGGCGGTATCCTTAGATACAAAATGGAAGCTGGCTATGAAACCAACGACGACAACGATGATGACGACGACGATAGCTTTATGTAA
- a CDS encoding CPSF (cleavage and polyadenylation specific factor), subunit A, putative (all_bases.C.cand.493 - PF03178 CPSF A subunit region) — translation MTFGYETLVDSGEGDFVCLGNFQSPNSKDILLVKENKLLLYTFSDSFTDVLDNFDPKSLKSLNQEKIIKLVQEYKFPSSITSCSVLKQLLYFPNLHDCNSVGCLKGEDEDSKGSDKNEYLDGIIILSEGDVMIYYFNILNCEFKLLFQFDGQEEEVDEVLDTNYEYTDMLVVYHKDWVIDNKLANDDKIYIKNYLIIYTHKQFELKFLLLNSYFHYKSSLEELNSPKNKTNESPKGKDSGRRNSNEQENEKYKSPYLILSNYIKMDLKEKFNLNKNSLVKAISFIDNYHTPILGVLTTNYPEYISNHNVTHEVQEVGSLQHENQLENCISVINSLFILNIDLVLININILNRMDDIPMNTVYLRGLVYNNFIGFIMCNNDLIYWFNMFSSHFYYQFMNFYSLDVKPRQGSHIIDNRKMNLELYDYRLQTTRFKSGGFDVLLFPEKNNGDPAYLGKFEYSDDIVDIKWEKLDQLNNEEPFYVNDFDIWFIDENNMLVVNTNNINLLQSTILTRGVELEDARLVNLETIKSLGFIKHLNYYHFNPNKLTDGDQENRNQIHPNTDHFCLNTNNVSEDERCYMIGIRNDKNIVKLSSKKMLYLKVYIKADGKFTINRNKMCNNNRLVEAKDNRLKIRNMGTEEVLNDELTNKVKTVKFVDEFIAVLYNNDQLHKYHVNEFEGQNANKQSKSVKSKKSVSNLSKVETGVKMFNTLELKNNAYLTYLTFNNYLYLYNLNSNFVVLKLTNLLQLNNTIMPDVYNYDAMIHGESEDEMSGGNFENTRSMETNNNESSRNLNSSRTKSKLEIEEEIVSSYMIFKEEEVYMMLLVTGYPLYIYKFVDVSKKLRRKFCYFKLVKHNQIVPFPSLLLNHDDVVYKLKPKVEEVINDNNQIYAYPLLEVDSDSSLSICDDSDEETNGKSVPNSEFINNMFRDRFREFYKKNPLLNLTSKNSKLYIHKVSLINPTNLASESENERSSLRYLFKNNYLFCAENNKLYIYDTRESQIECYFKTKYSNLNFNDFNIHILNAEINGGNEVKSKELDVVIDDREDAEKLGGSGEELVENYIYRVVKTDKISNMNLLTVSNYYYVYKNNNVRRYTNLNEKQRFSNGVMNTYTGVIDYSGELGRLISIVVEVGENVLNNLYNMLNVRNKLQNFHKNNDNIVKDKKNFINKQLKLFIQYYQHLKGKQNGDGAEASEDFDANSLVQEDYIIILFISNNDVKIISYYKLESFEKVLSLNFGLIKTHEYLLAGTCTNLGEYVESKSNLIVLDFMSIKNVGEGNYSTVYSADSVTITDVVGDVFRNVNPMKLYLKRTFLYPITFISTLNNKTSIINDLIKNKEINLQILEEEEQEDDTGAAEGKGVKRKLDNRTGAGVDSSLRNNDSKTNNSDNAPSLSHDENNLIIHSVGSNIYIHELKGKNIIKGAFNDLYTTISAVSIFNNFLLIGDVLKGLSLFMYIYNKNNDNKNIIKISSTDPKINLPILSCAPLIEENLTFMASDNNQHLLQFIHYNLYNTNKDKLMLVSGTRLNNNITQLLSTNQKNILFGVSSSGCIYRIIMKNDKVFNLIKKMEALITKETQLTLTSDLYHLQLNSIKNTTLSLDSIKEVFHENSEYHRTFLGKLNLNQRTSLYDLLNFLHHQLFSM, via the exons ATGACTTTTGGTTATGAAACCCTGGTAGATTCCGGAGAAGGTGACTTTGTGTGTTTAGGAAATTTCCAAAGTCCAAATTCGAAGGATATTTTGCTAGTGAAGGAAAATAAATTGCTTTTGTACACCTTTAGTGATAGTTTTACAGACgttttagataattttgatCCCAAATCACTGAAGAGTCTGAATCAagagaaaataattaagcTTGTTcaagaatataaatttccTAGCTCAATAACGTCATGTAGTGTACTGAAACAACTGTTATACTTCCCTAACCTTCACGATTGCAACAGTGTTGGTTGTTTGAAAGGTGAAGATGAAGACTCAAAAGGCTCTGATAAAAACGAGTATTTGGACGGGATCATAATTTTGTCAGAAGGTGACGTCATGATTTATtactttaatatattaaattgcGAGTTTAAGTTATTGTTTCAATTTGATGGACAAGAAGAAGAAGTGGATGAAGTGTTAGATACTAACTACGAATACACAGATATGCTGGTGGTGTACCATAAAGATTGGGTAATAGATAACAAATTAGCAAACGATGATAAAATCTACATTAAaaactatttaataatttacacacATAAACAGTTCGAACTTAAATTTCTGTTGTTGAACTCATATTTCCATTATAAGAGTAGTTTAGAAGAACTAAATTCACCAAAAAATAAGACAAATGAAAGCCCGAAAGGAAAAGACAGTGGTAGAAGAAATAGCAATGAACAGGAAAATGAAAAGTATAAGTCGCCGTACCTAATATTATctaactatataaaaatggattTGAAGGAAAAGTTCAACTTGAACAAGAATAGCCTAGTCAAGGCGATATCCTTCATAGATAATTATCATACGCCAATACTGGGAGTGTTGACAACAAATTACCCAGAGTACATATCGAACCATAACGTAACACACGAAGTCCAGGAAGTAGGTAGTTTACAGCATGAAAATCAACTAGAGAATTGTATAAGCGTAATAAACTCGctttttatattaaatatcGACCTCGTGCTGATAAACATAAACATACTTAACAGAATGGATGATATCCCAATGAACACAGTGTACCTGAGAGGATTAGTGTACAACAATTTCATAGGGTttataatgtgtaataatgACTTGATATATTGGTTCAACATGTTCAGTAGTCATTTCTACTACCAATTCATGAATTTCTATTCACTTGACGTTAAACCAAGACAAGGAAGCCATATAATAGATAATAGGAAAATGAACCTGGAATTGTACGACTATAGATTACAAACGACCAGATTTAAGTCGGGAGGATTTGATGTGTTACTATTTCCAGAAAAGAACAATGGAGATCCGGCATATTTGGGGAAGTTTGAGTACAGCGATGATATAGTAGATATTAAGTGGGAAAAGTTAGACCAGTTAAATAACGAAGAGCCGTTCTACGTAAACGATTTTGATATCTGGTTTATAGATGAAAATAACATGCTGGTTGTAAACACGaacaatattaatcttTTACAGTCTACAATATTGACAAGAGGAGTAGAATTGGAAGACGCAAGATTAGTAAACCTAGAGACGATAAAATCGTTGGGATTTATTAAACACCTTAACTACTATCACTTTAACCCAAATAAACTAACTGACGGAGACCAAGAAAATAGGAACCAAATCCACCCTAACACCGACCATTTCTGTCTAAACACAAACAATGTGAGTGAAGATGAAAGGTGTTATATGATTGGAATAAGAAATGACAAGAACATAGTGAAACTATCAAGTAAGAAGATGTTATACCTAAAGGTGTACATTAAAGCAGATGGTAAATTTACCATAAATAGAAATAAGATGTGTAACAATAATAGATTGGTGGAAGCAAAAGATAATAGATTGAAGATAAGAAATATGGGAACGGAAGAAGTTTTGAACGATGAACTGACGAATAAAGTCAAAACTGTTAAATTCGTGGACGAATTCATAGCTGTACTATACAATAACGACCAACTGCATAAGTATCATGTGAATGAGTTTGAAGGTCAAAATGCCAATAAACAGAGTAAATCAGtaaaaagtaaaaaaagTGTATCAAATTTAAGTAAGGTTGAGACAGGAGTAAAGATGTTCAATACACTGGAACTTAAAAATAACGCCTACTTAACCTACCTAACATTCAATAATTACCTctatttgtataatttaaactcTAATTTTgtagttttaaaattaactaatcTCTTACAATTAAACAATACCATCATGCCCGACGTTTATAATTACGATGCTATGATACACGGGGAAAGTGAAGATGAGATGAGTGGAGGGAATTTTGAGAATACTAGAAGTATGGAAACCAACAACAATGAGTCTAGCCGAAACCTTAATTCATCCAGAACTAAGAGTAAGTTGGAGATTGAGGAAGAGATAGTATCCTCATATATGATATTCAAGGAGGAGGAGGTTTATATGATGTTATTGGTGACAGGATACCCActgtatatttataaatttgtggATGTGAGTAAAAAGCTTAGGAGAAAGTTTTGTTATTTCAAACTAGTAAAGCATAACCAAATAGTGCCATTTCCATCACTACTACTAAACCATGATGATGTagtttacaaattaaagCCTAAAGTAGAAGAAGTAATCAACGACaataatcaaatatatGCATATCCACTGTTAGAAGTGGATTCAGACTCGAGCCTAAGTATCTGTGATGACTCAGATGAAGAAACGAATGGGAAAAGCGTGCCCAATTCTGAATtcataaataatatgtttaGAGATAGATTTAGAGAATTTTACAAGAAGAACCCACTGCTGAATTTAACCTCAAAGAATAGTAAACTGTACATTCATAAAGTATCACTAATAAATCCAACTAATTTAGCATCAGAAAGTGAGAATGAGAGATCAAGTCTGAGgtatttgtttaaaaacaattacTTGTTCTGCGCCGAGAACAATAAACTGTATATATATGACACAAGAGAAAGTCAAATTGAGTGTTATTTCAAGACAaaatatagtaatttaaatttcaacGATTTTAATATTCACATTTTGAATGCAGAAATAAACGGAGGAAATGAAGTTAAAAGCAAGGAACTTGATGTGGTAATTGATGATAGAGAAGATGCTGAAAAGTTAGGAGGAAGTGGTGAAGAACTGGTGGAGAACTATATATACAGAGTAGTAAAAACCGATAAGATCAGTAACATGAACCTGCTGACAGTATCAAATTACTACtatgtatataaaaataataatgtaagAAGATATACAAACCTTAATGAAAAGCAGAGATTCAGTAATGGAGTGATGAATACATATACAGGAGTGATAGATTATTCAGGAGAGTTGGGAAGGTTAATTAGCATAGTGGTTGAGGTGGGAGAAAACGTCCTTAACAATTTGTACAACATGCTAAATGTGAGAAACAAACTCCAAAACTTCCACAAAAACAATGATAATATCGTCAAGGATAAGAAAAACTTCATTAATAAGCAGCTGAAACTGTTCATACAATACTACCAGCACTTGAAAGGTAAACAAAATGGTGACGGAGCTGAGGCCAGTGAGGACTTTGACGCGAACTCACTGGTGCAGGAGGattacataataatattgttcATAAGCAATAACGACGTGAAGATAATAAGTTATTATAAGCTTGAAAGCTTTGAGAAGGTGCTCTCCTTGAATTTTGGACTCATAAAAACCCACGAGTACCTGCTGGCTGGCACGTGCACTAACCTAGGCGAGTATGTAGAATCGAAAAGTAATTTGATAGTGTTGGACTTCATGTCTATTAAAAACGTTGGTGAAGGTAACTACAGTACAGTTTATAGTGCGGATAGCGTAACGATAACGGACGTAGTTGGGGATGTGTTTAGGAACGTCAACCCGATGAAGTTATACTTGAAGAGAACATTCCTGTACCCAATCACCTTCATATCAACGCTTAACAACAAAACTAGCATAATAAATGACTTGATCAAGAATAAGGAAATTAACCTGCAAATCCTTGAGGAGGAAGAACAAGAAGATGATACAGGCGCAGCGGAGGGAAAGGGAGTAAAAAGAAAGTTAGATAACAGGACTGGTGCTGGAGTTGATTCGAGTCTAAGAAACAATGATTCTAAGACCAATAATAGCGATAACGCACCGAGCCTGAGCCACGACGAGAATAACCTGATAATCCACTCAGTGGGAagtaatatatacatacaCGAGCTGAAGGGCAAGAATATAATCAAGGGAGCATTCAACGATTTGTATACTACAATATCAGCAGTGTCAATATTCAACAACTTCCTCCTAATCGGCGACGTCTTGAAGGGATTGTCATTGTTCAT GTACATATACAATAAGAATAATGATAACAAGAATATCATAAAGATATCGAGCACTGACCCGAAGATAAACCTGCCAATTTTAAGTTGTGCGCCTCTGATAGAAGAAAACCTGACCTTTATGGCCTCAGATAATAACCAGCACCTGCTCCAATTCATACACTATAACTTGTACAACACAAACAAAGAT aaattaatgCTGGTGAGCGGGACTAGACTGAATAATAACATAACTCAACTACTGAGCACTAACCAGAAGAACATATTG TTTGGAGTGAGCAGTAGCGGCTGTATATACAGAATCATCATGAAAAACGACAAGGTGTTCAACctaataaagaaaatggAAGCACTAATTACCAAGGAAACCCAGTTGACACTAACAAGTGACCTTTATCACTTGCAACTAAACAGCATCAAAAACACAACCCTGTCTTTGGACTCCATAAA GGAAGTGTTTCACGAAAACAGTGAATACCACAGAACCTTTCTGGGCAAGCTGAACCTGAACCAACGCACGTCTCTG taTGACCTGCTCAACTTCTTACACCACCAGTTGTTCTCAATGTAA